A stretch of DNA from Acidobacteriota bacterium:
TCCAGCCTGTTCGCTCCCCGCCCAGAGGCGGGACGGGCGGAGGGAGTCCGCGCCGCCTTCCCGCAGGAGGGCCGCGACGACGGCCTCTCCGAGCCGGTCCAGGGGCTCCCGGCTGAGGAACAGCCCTTCGGCGATGGCCCCCAGGTCCCCGATCTGCCGGTAGGCGTTGAGGAGCTGGTCGTTCATCCGCTTGAACCGGAGGAGGGAGCGCACCCGGGCGCGGAGCTCCAGGGGATCCACGGGTTTGAGGAGAAAATCGTCGGCCCCCAGTTCCAGGCTACGGATCCGCGACTCCCGGTCTTCCAGGCCCGTGATCACGACGATGGGGATGAAGCGGGTGCTCTCCTCCTCCTTGAGGGCCTTCAGGACGGAGAAGCCGTCCCCGCCCGGGAGTTCCAGGTCGAGCACGATGAGGTCCGGCGGCGAGAGGTTCACGTGGGCCAGGACCTCGGCGCCGGCGACGGCCTCCGAGAGGTCGTATCCCTCGGGCTCCAGGACCCCCGAAAGGATGGCCCTCACCAGGGCGTCATCGTCGGCCACCAGGATCCGGTGCGTCATCGCCCCCCCTTCGCCCTCGCAAACCAGTTTATACGAAGCCAGGAGCGCCGCGGTTTCGCCCGCCGCTCGTTGACCGCCCGCCGGCCGCGCGGCTATCCTGGCGCCGGAGGTTCCCATGGCCCACGTGGTGGTTCCCGAGGCGGAGGCCCTGCTCGACCGGGAATTCCCGGTTCTCGACAAGGGCTTCGTCCGCCTCGTCGATTACCTCGGCTCCGACGAACGCATCGTCCAGGCGGCGCGCGTCTCCTACGGTCGGGGCACGAAGACCGTCCGGGAAGACGCGGCCCTCATCGACTACCTCATGCGCAACCAGCACACCTCGCCCTTCGAGCAGGTGGTCCTGACCCTCCACGTGAAGCTTCCCATTTTCGTGGCGAGGCAGTGGGTGCGCCACCGCACGGCGCGCCTCAACGAGATCTCGGGACGCTACTCGGTCATGAAGGACGAGTTCTACGTCCCCACGGCTCAGACCTTGAGAACCCAATCGGAGGTGAACAAGCAGGGCCGCTCCGAGGAGAGCCTCTCGGAGGACGACGCCAGGGCCGTCGTGGAAGGGCTCGCGGCCGGCCAGGCGGAAGCCTACGCCCGCTACGAAGCCATGCTGGAAAAGAACCTGGCCCGCGAGGTGGCCCGCATCGGCCTTCCCCTGAGCCTGTACACCGAGTGGTACTGGCAGATGGACCTCAACAACCTTTTCCGCTTCCTCAAACTGCGGCTCGACGCCCACGCCCAGTGGGAGATCCGCCAGTACGCGCGAGTCATCGCGGACCTCACGCGCGCCGTGGCGCCCCTGGCCTACGCCGCCTTCGAGCGCCACGTCCTCTACGCCGTGACCCTCTCCTCCGAGTCCGCCCGCTGGCTCAAGTCCCGCCTCGAGGGGCAGGGGGACCTTCCCAAGGAAGTTCGGGAGAAACTGGGCACGGAGTAGGCGACCCGAGGGCAGAGGGCGCCTACTTGAGATCGCTCCAGCGCTTTCCCACGCTCGTCCCGGCCACGAGGGGGACCTTCAGCGGAAGGGCGGCCTCCATGGAGTCCTTCAAGATCTTCGCCACCTGAGGCGCCAGGGCCTCCGGGGCCTCCACGATGAGTTCGTCGTGGACCTGGAGCACCAGGCGCGCGCCCTGGGGCAGGCGGGGCTCCACCTCCACCATGGCCTTCTTGATGAGGTCCGCGGCGCTGCCCTGGACGGTGGTGTTCACGGCCTGGCGGATCAGGGCCTGCTGGAGGGGCTTGGCGGCGCGGGCGATGCCCGGGAAGAGCCGGCGGCGCCCGAGGATCGTCGTCACCTCCTCGGCCGCGAGGACCGACTCCACGACCCCGTCCACGTAGGCCCTCACCCGAGGGAATCGCGCGAAGTACCGTTCGATGAAGGCCTTGGCCTCCTTTTGCGAAACCCCAAGCTCCCGGGCCAGGCCGAAGGGCCCCATGCCGTAGAGGACGCCGAAGTTCACCGCCTTGGCCTGGCGGCGCATGTCGGGCGTGACGAAGGGCGGGGCCACGCCGAAGACCTCCGAGGCCGTGGCCGTGTGGATGTCCCGGCCCTCCGTGAAGATCCTCGCCAGGGCCTCGTCCCCCGAGAGGTGGGCGAGCATGCGCAGTTCGATCTGGCTGTAGTCGGCCCCCGCCAGGAGGTGCCCCTCGGCGGCGAGGAAGCCGCGGCGGATGCGCGGCCCCCACTCGCCCCGCGCGGGGATGTTCTGGAGGTTGGGGTCCGAGGAGGAGAGGCGCCCCGTGGCCGCCACGGTCTGGTGGAAGGCCGCGTGGATGCGCCCCGTGGCCGGGTCCACCTGCTGGGGCAGGGTGTCCACGTAGGTGCCCTTGAGCTTGGCCAGCATCCGGTGGTCCAGGATCAGGCCCACCACGGGGTGGGCCTCCCGGAGGGCCTCGAGGACCTCGCTGTCGGTGGAGTAGCTCTTGGTCTTCGAGGTGCGCTTCTGGACGGGCAGGTTCAACTTCTCGAAGAGGACCTCCCCCACCTGGCGGGGGCTCGCCACGTTGAACGACAGGCCCGCCGCCGCGTGGATCCGCCCCTCCAGATCCCTGAGGGCCCCGCCCATCTCCTCGCCCAGCCTCTGGAAATAGGCCGAATCCACCGCGACGCCGGCCGCCTCCATGCGAGCCAGAACGGGGATGAGCGGCCCTTCGATCTCCTCGTAGAGGCGTCCCATGCCCAGGCGCACCAGCTCGGCCCGCAGGGCCGGCGCCAGGCGGGCCAGGAGGAGGGCCTGGAGGGCGGGGGGGCCGCCTTCCGTCCGGAGGGAGAGGAACCGCTCCGAAAGGTCCGCCACCGAAGGCACCCGGGCCGAGGGGTCCAGGAGATACCCCACCACCGCCGCGTCCAGCGCCCCCGGTCCCGGAAGGAATTCGGAGGGCCCCATCCGCCGCAGGAGGCTCTTCAGCCCGTGAACGCACAGGGGCAGGCGGGCGAGGCGAGGCGCATCCGGGGCTTGGGAGGAAAGGACCCACACGCCGGAGCCGTCCGAGAGGAAGATCTCCTCCTCGGTCCAGGCCATCCCGACATCGCCCGCGCGGGAGAGGGCCTCCCACCCGGGGCCGTCCAGCGGTCGCGCGGAGGGGGCCTCCGCGCCGGGCGGAGGGGCCTGGCCCGGATCGGGCACCACGAGAGAAGAGAATTCGTACTCCCGAAAGAGGGCCTGGAGGCGCTCCCGATCGGGGGCGGCCAGCCGCAGGTCTTCCAGCGGAATGTCCACGGGCGCGTCCGTGCGGATGGTGGCGAGGTCCCGGGAGAGGCGGGCCTGGTCCGCGAACTGCAAGAGCCCCTCCCGGTAAGCCTTGCGGGTCACCTCGGCGGCGTGGCCCAGGACCGCCTCCAGATCCCCGTACTGGCGCACGAGTTCCTTGGCGCCCTTCTCGCCGATCCCCGGAACGCCGGGGATGTTGTCCGTGGGATCGCCCCAGAGGGCCAGCACGTCCACCACGCGCTCGGGCGGCACGCCGAAGACCTCCTCCACTCCCTTCTCGTCGAGGAGGGCGTCCTCCTTCTTCGTGTGCAGGACGCGCACCCCCGGCCGGACCAGCTGGAAGAGGTCCTTGTCGGCGGTGACGATGACCGCCTCCATTCCCGCCTCCACGGCGCGCCGGGCCAGCGTCCCGATGAGGTCGTCGGCCTCGTACCCCGGCGTTTCGAGGAGGGGAAGGCCCATGGCCCTCAGGATCTCCTTCGCCGGCTCGATCTGCCTCGCCATGTCGTCGGGCATGTCGGGGCGGTTGGCCTTGTAGGCCTCGAAGGCCTCGTGGCGGAAGGTGGGCGCGGGCGTGTCGAAAACAAAGGCCACGCGCTCCGGGCGGTGGTCCTTCAGAAGCTTCTCCGCGATCTTGAGGGTGCCGTAGATGGCGTTCGTGGGCCGGCCGTCGCGCGTGGAGAGGCTCCGGATGGCGTAAAAGGCCCGGAACAGGATCGACGAGGCGTCCACGAGGTACAAGGTCTGAGCCATTCCGGTCTCCCGCAGGGTCTCCATTGTAGCGCCAATCCAGGCCCTCCGGGCGGCCCCCCTTGGCCGCTCTCCTCGAAGTCCTCCACGGAAGCGGCCTTTCTGACCTGCATGGGCCGGCATCTCGGCCGATGCAACCATCGGCCTATACCAAGGCCAGTTCGCGCCCCTTGACGCTCCCCGTGGATCACCGGTGGGCGGATTCCCCTGTGCTTTCAAGGGGACCGCTCAACGTGTCCTTTAAAACCTAGACCACCGCGAGCGAAGGCTGTTACTAATCCGAGAGGGAAGGGGTTGGCCCCTTCCCTCTCGGCGCTCGGCTGGGTAAAGCCCACCGCGGTGGGCAGGTTTCGCAAACAGGCCCGCGGCTTCGGCCTCGC
This window harbors:
- the thyX gene encoding FAD-dependent thymidylate synthase is translated as MAHVVVPEAEALLDREFPVLDKGFVRLVDYLGSDERIVQAARVSYGRGTKTVREDAALIDYLMRNQHTSPFEQVVLTLHVKLPIFVARQWVRHRTARLNEISGRYSVMKDEFYVPTAQTLRTQSEVNKQGRSEESLSEDDARAVVEGLAAGQAEAYARYEAMLEKNLAREVARIGLPLSLYTEWYWQMDLNNLFRFLKLRLDAHAQWEIRQYARVIADLTRAVAPLAYAAFERHVLYAVTLSSESARWLKSRLEGQGDLPKEVREKLGTE
- a CDS encoding DNA polymerase I, with protein sequence MAQTLYLVDASSILFRAFYAIRSLSTRDGRPTNAIYGTLKIAEKLLKDHRPERVAFVFDTPAPTFRHEAFEAYKANRPDMPDDMARQIEPAKEILRAMGLPLLETPGYEADDLIGTLARRAVEAGMEAVIVTADKDLFQLVRPGVRVLHTKKEDALLDEKGVEEVFGVPPERVVDVLALWGDPTDNIPGVPGIGEKGAKELVRQYGDLEAVLGHAAEVTRKAYREGLLQFADQARLSRDLATIRTDAPVDIPLEDLRLAAPDRERLQALFREYEFSSLVVPDPGQAPPPGAEAPSARPLDGPGWEALSRAGDVGMAWTEEEIFLSDGSGVWVLSSQAPDAPRLARLPLCVHGLKSLLRRMGPSEFLPGPGALDAAVVGYLLDPSARVPSVADLSERFLSLRTEGGPPALQALLLARLAPALRAELVRLGMGRLYEEIEGPLIPVLARMEAAGVAVDSAYFQRLGEEMGGALRDLEGRIHAAAGLSFNVASPRQVGEVLFEKLNLPVQKRTSKTKSYSTDSEVLEALREAHPVVGLILDHRMLAKLKGTYVDTLPQQVDPATGRIHAAFHQTVAATGRLSSSDPNLQNIPARGEWGPRIRRGFLAAEGHLLAGADYSQIELRMLAHLSGDEALARIFTEGRDIHTATASEVFGVAPPFVTPDMRRQAKAVNFGVLYGMGPFGLARELGVSQKEAKAFIERYFARFPRVRAYVDGVVESVLAAEEVTTILGRRRLFPGIARAAKPLQQALIRQAVNTTVQGSAADLIKKAMVEVEPRLPQGARLVLQVHDELIVEAPEALAPQVAKILKDSMEAALPLKVPLVAGTSVGKRWSDLK